One genomic segment of Pedobacter endophyticus includes these proteins:
- a CDS encoding 4Fe-4S dicluster domain-containing protein: MVAQIIFLVITLAAIALFTINLRKIIRNIRLGKPADRKDQPMKRLTTMLRVAFGQSKMVVRPIPAFLHFFVYIGFVIINIEVLEIMIDGLFGTHRIFYGLGGLYNFLIGSFEILAFTVWVSCAIFLVRRNSLKIKRFYGVEMTSWPKSDANYILITEILLMSAFLLMNAADAKLQLLGATHYVNAGAFPVSQYLMNLLPSTEQALIILERSCWWFHIIGILAFLNYLPYSKHFHILFAFPNTYFSNLEPKGEFTNMPSVTNEVKAMLDPSFVPADAAPGKFGAKDATDLTWVNLMNAYTCTECGRCTSVCPANITGKLLSPRKIMMDTRDRIAEIGKNIDKNGAEHQDGKSLLDDYISREEIWACTSCNACVEACPVNIDPLQIITELRRFTVMEESQAPSSINAMMGNIENNQAPWKYSPADRFNWAQES; encoded by the coding sequence ATGGTGGCCCAGATTATTTTTTTAGTGATAACACTTGCAGCAATTGCGCTGTTTACAATTAACCTGCGGAAAATTATTCGCAACATCCGTTTAGGGAAGCCTGCTGATCGCAAAGATCAGCCGATGAAACGCTTAACAACCATGCTTAGGGTGGCTTTTGGCCAATCGAAAATGGTTGTGCGACCAATTCCAGCTTTCCTTCACTTTTTTGTTTACATCGGTTTCGTTATTATCAACATCGAAGTGCTCGAAATTATGATCGACGGACTATTTGGTACGCATCGAATTTTTTATGGCTTGGGAGGGTTATATAATTTCCTGATAGGCTCATTCGAGATTTTAGCCTTCACCGTTTGGGTTTCCTGTGCCATCTTTTTGGTGCGCCGAAACTCACTGAAAATCAAAAGGTTTTACGGTGTAGAAATGACAAGCTGGCCAAAATCTGATGCCAATTATATCTTAATTACCGAGATTCTTTTAATGAGCGCATTTTTACTGATGAATGCGGCCGACGCCAAATTGCAGCTTTTAGGTGCAACCCATTACGTTAATGCTGGTGCCTTCCCTGTAAGCCAGTATCTGATGAACCTTTTGCCTTCAACTGAACAAGCACTTATTATTTTAGAAAGAAGTTGTTGGTGGTTCCACATTATCGGCATTTTAGCGTTTTTAAACTACCTGCCCTATTCAAAACATTTTCATATTCTGTTCGCCTTTCCAAACACCTACTTTTCAAACCTCGAGCCCAAAGGTGAATTTACCAATATGCCGTCGGTTACCAACGAAGTAAAGGCCATGCTCGATCCTTCATTTGTGCCGGCCGATGCCGCACCGGGTAAGTTTGGAGCAAAAGATGCTACCGATTTAACCTGGGTAAACCTGATGAATGCTTACACCTGCACCGAGTGCGGCCGCTGTACTTCGGTTTGCCCGGCAAATATCACCGGAAAGCTCTTATCGCCGCGGAAAATTATGATGGATACCCGGGATCGGATTGCCGAAATTGGTAAGAACATTGATAAAAACGGCGCTGAACATCAGGATGGAAAATCATTGCTGGATGATTATATCTCGCGGGAGGAAATTTGGGCCTGTACCAGTTGTAACGCTTGTGTAGAAGCCTGCCCGGTAAATATCGATCCCTTACAAATTATTACTGAGCTTCGCCGTTTCACCGTTATGGAAGAATCGCAAGCCCCATCGAGCATTAATGCCATGATGGGCAACATTGAGAACAACCAGGCCCCCTGGAAATATTCGCCAGCCGATCGTTTTAATTGGGCGCAGGAGAGTTAG
- a CDS encoding SRPBCC domain-containing protein — MEKITFNISIAAPAKSVWNTLLGVETYPKWTSVFAEGSAVETDWQKGSKALFHDGTGNGMVSKIEENIPYRFISIKHLGDVKDGIEDLNKGWGDAYENYTLEESDGKTNLNIELNVVKEWAEFMNDTWPQALEKVKELAETAGKAHVET; from the coding sequence ATGGAAAAGATCACTTTTAACATTTCGATTGCTGCCCCGGCGAAAAGTGTATGGAATACGCTTTTGGGCGTCGAAACATACCCAAAATGGACGTCCGTTTTTGCCGAGGGTTCGGCTGTAGAAACGGATTGGCAAAAAGGCAGCAAAGCCCTCTTTCACGATGGAACAGGAAACGGCATGGTTTCTAAAATTGAAGAAAATATCCCCTACAGGTTTATATCGATAAAGCACCTGGGCGATGTGAAGGACGGCATTGAAGATTTAAATAAGGGCTGGGGCGACGCTTATGAAAACTACACACTCGAGGAATCGGACGGTAAGACGAACCTGAATATTGAGTTGAATGTAGTTAAAGAATGGGCAGAATTTATGAACGACACCTGGCCGCAAGCACTCGAAAAAGTGAAGGAATTGGCTGAAACAGCCGGAAAAGCACATGTAGAAACGTAG
- a CDS encoding S41 family peptidase, translating into MRKNRLIVFMVLAIAGFCGLNACKKTSAEPDTPTPPPTTTVPKASGTRVELTKDSIFLYAKELYYWNASLPSYETFNPRAFASNEAELYAMTQYSMDPSTGKPFEYVSGSSEPKYSYFDYADVTGKTSALKADLNGTANDYGFSVDYNSRTDVVVKYVYPNSPAAVQGLTRGCKITSVNGRTDLTLSPSAVNFLNAAIFGSNPSVSLAFTDLNGKAKSAVITSSTYTVNPIFFTNVYTVGTKKVGYIVFNAFTNNVSAALNSTFSNFASQGVTELVVDLRYNGGGYVSTATQIINLAAPAAQTGNTMFTTYYNSYLQDLNTISERKASVLVNQPLLDASGALQTFTSGVNGKYVTYADLDYSPTSADNIEKFAKSGSLALSRIYFIVTGSTASASELTINSLRPVMDVKLIGRTTYGKPVGFFPITIDKVDMYIPEFETKNKDGVGGYYSGLTVDKEAAEDLTKTWGDESEILLAYALLYAKTGSFVTTASKSASLATSKTIHNRLSAEEMKLTAEKLDQNGFKNMIMTPTRKF; encoded by the coding sequence ATGAGAAAGAATAGACTTATTGTTTTTATGGTATTGGCTATTGCAGGTTTTTGCGGGTTAAACGCCTGTAAAAAAACTTCGGCCGAACCCGACACTCCAACACCACCTCCAACTACAACGGTGCCGAAGGCATCGGGGACGCGTGTCGAGCTCACCAAAGATTCGATTTTTTTGTATGCAAAAGAGTTGTATTATTGGAATGCCTCGTTGCCAAGCTACGAAACGTTTAATCCTCGTGCTTTTGCATCAAACGAGGCCGAATTATATGCGATGACGCAGTATTCTATGGACCCATCAACGGGTAAGCCGTTTGAATATGTTAGCGGATCTTCTGAACCAAAGTATTCGTACTTCGATTATGCTGATGTCACAGGGAAAACAAGTGCTTTAAAGGCCGATTTGAATGGGACGGCAAACGATTACGGTTTCTCGGTAGATTACAATAGCAGAACCGATGTAGTTGTAAAATATGTTTATCCGAACTCTCCGGCGGCGGTACAGGGCTTAACACGTGGGTGTAAAATCACCAGCGTAAACGGGCGTACTGATTTAACGCTTAGTCCCAGTGCCGTCAATTTTCTAAATGCAGCCATTTTCGGTTCAAACCCCAGTGTGAGTCTGGCCTTTACAGATTTAAATGGAAAGGCTAAAAGTGCTGTAATAACAAGTTCGACGTATACCGTTAACCCGATTTTTTTTACGAACGTGTACACCGTAGGAACAAAAAAAGTGGGTTACATAGTTTTTAATGCCTTTACAAATAATGTGTCGGCCGCATTAAATTCTACTTTTTCAAACTTCGCTTCGCAAGGTGTAACCGAGCTTGTGGTCGATTTGCGTTATAACGGTGGTGGCTACGTTTCAACGGCGACACAAATAATCAATCTGGCTGCTCCGGCGGCGCAAACCGGGAACACCATGTTTACCACTTATTATAACAGCTACCTTCAAGATTTAAATACAATTTCGGAGAGAAAAGCCTCAGTATTAGTGAATCAGCCGCTTTTAGATGCCTCCGGAGCTTTACAAACTTTTACGAGTGGGGTGAATGGTAAATATGTTACTTATGCCGATTTAGACTATTCGCCAACATCGGCAGATAACATAGAAAAGTTCGCAAAGTCGGGTTCGTTGGCTTTAAGTCGGATATATTTTATTGTAACAGGTTCAACGGCATCGGCGAGTGAACTTACGATCAACAGTTTGCGCCCGGTAATGGATGTTAAGCTAATTGGAAGAACAACTTATGGTAAACCCGTAGGCTTTTTTCCAATAACGATAGACAAGGTTGATATGTATATTCCAGAGTTTGAAACGAAAAACAAAGATGGCGTTGGTGGATATTACTCGGGATTAACCGTGGATAAGGAAGCCGCAGAAGATTTGACCAAAACCTGGGGCGATGAAAGTGAAATACTATTGGCCTACGCCCTGTTATACGCCAAAACCGGAAGCTTTGTAACCACCGCCAGTAAGTCGGCAAGTTTAGCCACTTCGAAAACCATACACAACAGATTGTCGGCAGAAGAAATGAAATTGACAGCTGAAAAACTCGATCAGAACGGCTTTAAAAATATGATTATGACGCCGACCAGAAAGTTTTGA
- a CDS encoding GNAT family N-acetyltransferase, with product MTMTYRKIKEKDNTSIAEIIRASLKAYGLDKPGTVYTDPTTDFLSEVFKVEGSEYWVAEADGKIVGGCGIFPTEGLPSGCVELVKLYTDISVRGQGIGKALMQKSIESAQHFGYNEIYLESFPDLTTAISMYEKNGFKRLSAPLGNSGHFACNVWMLLVL from the coding sequence ATGACCATGACTTATCGGAAAATAAAAGAAAAAGATAATACATCAATAGCCGAAATAATCAGGGCATCGTTAAAAGCCTATGGCCTCGATAAACCAGGCACGGTTTACACCGACCCGACAACCGATTTTTTATCGGAGGTTTTTAAAGTAGAAGGATCCGAATATTGGGTGGCAGAGGCCGACGGGAAGATTGTTGGAGGCTGCGGTATTTTTCCGACTGAAGGCTTGCCAAGCGGCTGTGTTGAACTAGTAAAGCTTTATACCGATATTTCGGTGCGAGGGCAGGGGATAGGCAAAGCCTTGATGCAAAAAAGCATCGAATCGGCACAGCATTTTGGCTATAATGAGATTTATTTAGAGTCTTTCCCCGATTTAACAACCGCGATTTCGATGTATGAAAAAAACGGCTTTAAGCGATTATCGGCGCCACTGGGAAACTCCGGGCATTTTGCATGTAACGTTTGGATGCTGTTGGTATTGTAA
- a CDS encoding glycoside hydrolase family protein, whose protein sequence is MKRNDFLKALSAGILLPSLVGANPLKNILEPEGFLDRLLPAPVGGGFMMEDYWIWDPAVIKDESGKYHMFASRWSKEVGFGNWVTNSEIVRAVADKPEGPYTFVEVVLPPRGGDWFDGKGAFNPRIVRYKDQYLLYYVGVNYDFPIPQDKGNIWADERAHKAWMRKRAGLAVANSIEGPWKRLDKPLMEPRPGKWDASIISNPSPVVRPDGSVYLMYKSSAKNYDPPLLLGAALSTKGYKGPYNRLSESPVFSFHNSGQPNNDVEDPFVWWEKDHYEVIMKDRFGHICGEEGGGIHATSKDGVDWKLSSPVKAYSRHIKWDDGKTIHMANFERPFLLFENGKPTHLFAATGTGPGMYQVDKTWNMVIPLKQV, encoded by the coding sequence ATGAAAAGAAACGACTTCCTGAAAGCGCTCTCTGCGGGTATTCTGCTGCCGAGTTTAGTAGGTGCCAACCCGCTAAAAAATATCTTGGAGCCCGAGGGTTTTTTAGATCGCCTGTTACCTGCGCCAGTGGGCGGCGGCTTTATGATGGAAGATTATTGGATTTGGGACCCTGCAGTAATTAAGGACGAAAGCGGTAAGTACCATATGTTTGCTTCGCGATGGTCTAAAGAGGTTGGCTTTGGCAACTGGGTAACCAATTCGGAAATAGTAAGGGCGGTGGCCGATAAGCCAGAAGGACCTTACACGTTTGTTGAAGTTGTGCTACCGCCCCGTGGAGGCGATTGGTTCGACGGTAAAGGTGCTTTTAACCCTCGCATTGTACGTTATAAAGATCAATACCTTTTGTATTATGTTGGCGTAAACTACGATTTTCCTATTCCACAAGATAAAGGTAATATTTGGGCTGATGAAAGAGCGCATAAGGCGTGGATGCGCAAGCGGGCGGGTTTAGCTGTTGCAAATTCAATCGAAGGCCCATGGAAGCGGCTTGATAAACCGTTAATGGAACCTCGCCCGGGCAAATGGGATGCATCGATCATTTCGAACCCGTCGCCCGTTGTTCGTCCCGATGGAAGTGTTTATTTGATGTATAAATCGTCGGCCAAAAACTACGATCCGCCATTATTGCTGGGTGCAGCTTTAAGTACAAAGGGCTATAAGGGCCCCTATAACCGTCTTTCAGAAAGCCCCGTGTTTAGTTTTCACAACAGTGGCCAACCCAACAACGATGTTGAAGATCCCTTCGTATGGTGGGAGAAAGATCACTACGAGGTGATCATGAAAGATCGTTTCGGACACATTTGCGGCGAAGAAGGCGGTGGTATTCATGCAACATCAAAGGATGGCGTCGACTGGAAATTATCCAGTCCCGTAAAAGCTTATTCGCGGCACATCAAATGGGACGATGGAAAAACGATTCATATGGCCAATTTCGAACGTCCGTTTTTATTGTTCGAAAATGGCAAGCCAACGCATCTATTTGCCGCAACCGGAACAGGCCCCGGCATGTACCAAGTTGATAAAACCTGGAATATGGTAATTCCTTTGAAGCAGGTGTAA
- a CDS encoding pyrophosphohydrolase domain-containing protein — protein sequence MQETNSLNQVAEFHTTFKHPILASPTIPTKQRANLRIALLAEELKELQEAVENDDLVEVADALCDLQYVLAGAIHEFGLGTRFKSLFDEVHRSNMSKACKTVEEAEQTIMHYFEKDGTESYYKEIDGLFLVFRKADDKTLKSINYSPADLKSQLG from the coding sequence ATGCAAGAAACAAATTCCTTAAATCAAGTCGCCGAATTTCACACTACGTTCAAGCACCCTATTTTAGCGTCGCCAACTATTCCTACTAAACAAAGGGCAAATTTGCGCATTGCGCTTCTGGCAGAGGAGCTAAAGGAGTTGCAAGAAGCGGTTGAAAATGACGATTTGGTTGAGGTTGCCGATGCGCTTTGCGATTTGCAATACGTTTTAGCCGGTGCAATACACGAGTTCGGCCTGGGTACAAGATTCAAGTCTTTGTTTGATGAGGTTCATCGTTCGAACATGAGCAAAGCCTGCAAAACAGTTGAAGAGGCCGAGCAGACGATTATGCACTATTTTGAGAAAGATGGAACGGAATCTTATTACAAAGAGATTGATGGATTGTTCCTTGTTTTTAGGAAAGCGGATGATAAGACGTTAAAATCAATCAATTATTCGCCTGCTGACTTAAAGTCGCAATTGGGATAA
- the rhaT gene encoding L-rhamnose/proton symporter RhaT: MQAILGVFFHFIGGFASGSFYIPYKKVKGWAWESYWIVGGIFSWLIVPPLAAYLTIPNFTDIIATAQGKTLALAYFFGVLWGIGGLTYGLGVRYLGVSLGSSIILGLCMVLGSILPSIYFDIFPQAGKDTFTMFLQTDWGRMVMLGLLVCVLGIVICGRAGMMKEREIKADVTDPHGLEVKTEYKFGLGLFVGIVSGVLSACFNFGIEAGKPMADAANEIWKAANPSETGNFLFSNNVTYVIVLWGGLTTNFIWCMILNARNKTFGDYTNKTTPLLKNYIFSALAGTTWFLQFFFYGMGESKMGNGASSWILHMAFIILIANVWGLVLKEWKGVSKKTLITVLAGILTIIASVLIVGYGNSIKG; this comes from the coding sequence ATGCAAGCAATTTTAGGTGTATTTTTCCATTTTATCGGCGGTTTCGCATCCGGTAGTTTTTACATACCATATAAAAAAGTAAAAGGTTGGGCATGGGAAAGTTACTGGATTGTTGGCGGGATTTTTTCATGGCTCATTGTTCCTCCGCTAGCGGCTTACCTCACCATACCAAACTTTACTGATATTATTGCAACAGCCCAGGGGAAAACCCTTGCCCTAGCCTATTTCTTCGGTGTTTTATGGGGAATTGGAGGATTAACCTACGGACTCGGTGTGCGTTATTTAGGCGTTTCACTCGGCAGCAGCATCATTTTAGGGCTTTGCATGGTATTGGGCTCTATATTGCCGTCTATCTATTTCGATATCTTTCCGCAAGCTGGCAAAGATACTTTCACCATGTTCTTACAAACCGATTGGGGAAGGATGGTCATGCTTGGCTTATTAGTCTGCGTATTGGGAATTGTAATCTGCGGTAGGGCCGGAATGATGAAGGAACGCGAAATCAAAGCAGACGTCACCGATCCGCACGGACTGGAAGTAAAAACCGAATACAAGTTCGGCTTAGGCTTGTTCGTAGGCATAGTATCTGGCGTTTTAAGTGCCTGTTTCAACTTTGGCATCGAAGCAGGTAAGCCAATGGCCGATGCCGCAAACGAAATTTGGAAGGCCGCAAATCCATCAGAAACGGGAAACTTTCTGTTCTCAAACAACGTAACCTACGTAATTGTACTTTGGGGCGGATTAACCACGAACTTCATCTGGTGCATGATATTAAATGCCCGTAACAAGACCTTTGGCGACTATACAAACAAGACTACGCCACTATTAAAAAACTATATATTTTCTGCATTGGCAGGCACAACATGGTTCTTGCAGTTCTTCTTTTACGGAATGGGCGAAAGCAAAATGGGCAATGGCGCAAGCTCGTGGATACTGCACATGGCCTTCATCATCTTAATTGCTAATGTTTGGGGCCTAGTATTAAAAGAATGGAAAGGAGTTTCCAAAAAAACGCTCATAACTGTGCTTGCAGGCATACTTACCATTATTGCATCCGTACTAATTGTGGGCTACGGAAATTCTATTAAAGGTTAA
- a CDS encoding bifunctional aldolase/short-chain dehydrogenase, whose amino-acid sequence MSIETKNYKHVSYLWNEEEAAKLAGDEVALLIYRSNLLGADLRLTNYGGGNTSCKLMEKDPLTGLETEVMWVKGSGGDLGTLKKSGLAALYVDRLRSLKNIYRGVEHEDEMVELFNHCIFDLSSKAPSIDTPLHGFLPFAHIDHLHPDAAIAIAAAKDGKKITEELFGGTIGWVEWKKPGFELGLQLKQCLDANPGIRGIMLGSHGLFTWGNTAYESYVNTLDVIEICSEYLAQNYGKKAPVFGGQKIESADAETRKKQAATLAPVLRGLCSSNQHMIGHFTDDIRVLEFINSNDLSRLAPMGTSCPDHFLRTKISPLVLDLETGTDLSDTNQIKERLLPAFEAYRAMYTDYYETCKHPNSPAIRDTNPVVILYPGIGMFTFSKDKQTARVAAEFYINAINVMKGAEAISEYTSLPHQEAFNIEYWLLEEAKLQRMPKPKPLTGRIALITGSAGGIGKAIAKKFVAEGGVVILNDMNAERLQEAGAEFEKQFGKDSYTTAPLNVTSQADINDAFDTAALAFGGIDIVVNNAGLSISKTIGDHTEKDWDLLYDVLVKGQFFITQAATKTMQKQNIGGDIINIVSKNALVSGPNNAGYGSAKAAQLHLSRLNAAELGADNIRVNVVNPDAVISDSNIWAGGWAEGRAKAYGITVAELPAYYAKRTLLNQIILPDDIANACFAFVGGLLQKSTGNVLNVDGGVAMAFVR is encoded by the coding sequence ATGTCTATCGAAACGAAAAATTATAAGCACGTAAGCTATTTGTGGAACGAAGAGGAAGCTGCAAAGCTGGCCGGAGATGAAGTTGCGTTGTTAATTTATCGCTCCAATTTATTGGGAGCCGATTTACGCCTAACAAATTACGGGGGAGGAAATACATCGTGTAAACTGATGGAAAAAGATCCGCTTACGGGTTTAGAAACCGAAGTGATGTGGGTTAAGGGATCTGGTGGAGATTTGGGTACCTTGAAAAAAAGCGGGTTGGCGGCACTTTATGTAGATCGCTTGCGTAGCCTTAAAAATATTTATCGCGGTGTTGAGCATGAGGATGAAATGGTTGAATTATTTAACCACTGCATTTTCGATTTAAGCTCCAAAGCGCCATCGATTGACACACCATTGCACGGTTTTTTACCTTTTGCGCACATCGATCACTTGCATCCCGATGCAGCAATTGCCATTGCAGCCGCTAAAGATGGTAAAAAAATTACCGAAGAGCTTTTTGGCGGTACCATTGGTTGGGTTGAATGGAAAAAGCCAGGATTTGAACTCGGCTTGCAGTTAAAACAATGTTTAGATGCAAATCCCGGCATTCGTGGCATTATGCTTGGCTCGCATGGTTTATTCACCTGGGGCAATACCGCTTACGAAAGCTATGTAAATACACTTGATGTAATTGAGATTTGTTCAGAATATTTGGCACAAAACTACGGTAAAAAAGCGCCTGTTTTTGGTGGACAAAAAATTGAAAGTGCTGATGCCGAAACCCGCAAAAAACAAGCTGCAACGTTAGCGCCGGTTTTACGAGGCTTATGTTCGTCAAATCAACACATGATCGGCCACTTTACCGATGATATTCGCGTATTGGAATTTATCAATTCAAATGATCTTTCGCGTCTTGCGCCCATGGGAACAAGCTGCCCCGATCACTTCTTGCGGACGAAGATCAGTCCGCTTGTTTTGGATTTGGAAACCGGCACCGATCTGTCAGATACGAACCAAATTAAGGAAAGATTGTTGCCGGCTTTTGAGGCTTACCGTGCAATGTACACCGATTATTATGAAACCTGTAAACATCCAAACAGTCCCGCCATTCGCGATACCAATCCCGTTGTAATTCTTTATCCCGGAATCGGCATGTTTACCTTTTCCAAGGATAAACAAACGGCACGGGTTGCGGCCGAATTTTACATCAATGCCATTAACGTAATGAAAGGCGCTGAAGCCATTTCCGAATACACATCTTTACCCCATCAGGAAGCATTCAACATTGAATACTGGTTGTTAGAAGAAGCAAAATTGCAACGCATGCCCAAACCAAAACCGTTAACGGGCAGAATTGCCTTAATTACGGGCAGCGCTGGTGGCATTGGCAAAGCCATTGCCAAAAAGTTTGTGGCCGAAGGCGGCGTAGTCATTTTAAATGATATGAATGCCGAACGTTTGCAGGAAGCCGGAGCAGAATTTGAGAAACAATTTGGCAAGGACTCTTACACTACTGCACCTTTAAATGTAACCAGTCAGGCAGATATTAACGATGCATTTGATACCGCCGCATTGGCTTTCGGTGGCATCGACATCGTGGTTAACAATGCGGGCTTGTCGATTTCTAAAACCATTGGCGATCATACCGAAAAAGATTGGGATTTATTATACGATGTGTTGGTAAAGGGCCAGTTCTTTATTACCCAGGCTGCAACAAAAACGATGCAAAAGCAGAATATTGGCGGCGATATCATTAATATTGTAAGTAAGAACGCACTGGTAAGTGGACCAAATAATGCAGGTTATGGCAGTGCCAAAGCCGCTCAACTACACTTAAGCAGGCTAAATGCTGCGGAGTTGGGAGCCGATAACATTCGCGTAAACGTGGTTAACCCCGATGCGGTGATTAGCGATAGCAATATTTGGGCCGGTGGATGGGCAGAAGGCAGGGCAAAGGCCTACGGAATTACCGTTGCCGAATTACCTGCTTACTATGCAAAACGTACTTTATTGAACCAAATTATTTTACCTGATGATATTGCCAATGCCTGTTTCGCTTTCGTGGGCGGCTTATTGCAAAAATCGACAGGAAACGTATTAAATGTTGATGGCGGCGTTGCCATGGCATTTGTAAGATAG
- a CDS encoding sugar isomerase, producing the protein MNIEQNQIAQHNDSLLTSHQRKFNFLKEDWSHIDLDSIIQKLVDFQIAIPSWALGTGGTRFGRFAITGGEPRTIEEKIEDVGLLHALNGASGAISLHIPWDIPQNAESLKSLASSYGLTFDAMNSNTFQDQAGSAHSYKFGSLQNVNKEIRKQAIEHNIEVIKQGVALGSNALTVWLADGSCFPGQLNFRKAFENTLESLQEIYLALPDDWKLFVEYKAFEPNFYSTTVGDWGQSLLYASKLGNKAYTLVDLGHHLPNANIEQIVALLLMEGKLGGFHFNDSKYGDDDLTAGSIKPYQLFLIFNELVEGMDAKGMNHAKDLGWMIDASHNVKDPLEDLLQSVEAIMIAYAQALLVDRKALNAAQNNNDVAKAQEILQNTFRSDLRPLIAEARLKAGAALSPIGLYRDLEVRKNLVNGRGVNTIATGL; encoded by the coding sequence ATGAATATTGAGCAGAACCAAATAGCACAACATAACGACTCCCTTTTAACTTCGCATCAGCGTAAATTCAATTTTTTAAAAGAAGATTGGTCGCATATCGATTTAGACAGTATAATCCAAAAACTGGTCGATTTTCAGATCGCTATTCCATCCTGGGCTCTCGGCACTGGCGGAACTCGTTTTGGTCGCTTTGCCATTACCGGTGGTGAGCCAAGAACCATTGAAGAAAAAATTGAAGATGTGGGGTTGCTACATGCCCTTAACGGCGCAAGCGGCGCAATTTCGCTGCACATTCCATGGGATATTCCGCAAAATGCCGAAAGTTTAAAAAGTTTGGCCTCCAGCTACGGTTTAACTTTCGATGCCATGAACTCCAATACCTTTCAAGATCAGGCCGGTTCTGCGCACAGCTACAAATTTGGTTCACTGCAAAACGTAAACAAGGAGATCAGAAAACAGGCCATTGAGCATAATATCGAAGTAATTAAGCAAGGTGTGGCCTTAGGTTCTAATGCCTTAACCGTTTGGTTGGCCGATGGATCGTGCTTTCCCGGTCAATTAAATTTCCGCAAAGCCTTTGAAAATACTTTGGAAAGCTTGCAGGAGATTTATTTGGCCTTGCCCGATGACTGGAAGCTATTTGTAGAATATAAAGCGTTCGAACCAAACTTCTACTCAACTACAGTGGGCGATTGGGGGCAGTCGTTGCTGTATGCAAGCAAACTCGGAAATAAGGCTTACACTTTGGTCGATTTAGGTCACCATTTACCAAATGCCAATATTGAGCAAATTGTTGCCCTGTTGTTGATGGAGGGCAAACTGGGAGGTTTTCACTTCAACGATTCCAAATATGGCGATGACGATTTAACCGCCGGAAGCATTAAGCCTTACCAATTATTCCTCATCTTTAACGAGCTGGTTGAAGGAATGGATGCAAAAGGAATGAACCATGCCAAAGATCTGGGCTGGATGATTGATGCATCGCACAATGTGAAAGATCCGCTTGAGGATTTACTGCAGTCGGTAGAGGCCATTATGATCGCTTATGCACAGGCATTGCTGGTAGACCGCAAGGCATTAAATGCCGCTCAAAACAATAACGATGTGGCAAAGGCGCAGGAGATTTTGCAAAACACTTTCCGTAGCGATTTGAGGCCGTTAATTGCAGAAGCCAGATTAAAGGCCGGTGCAGCTTTATCGCCAATTGGTTTATACCGCGATTTAGAGGTGAGAAAAAATCTTGTTAACGGCAGAGGCGTAAATACGATAGCCACAGGTTTATAA